GGAAAATGCATTAGCAAAGCTCCAACTTCTTTCCTTGCAATTATGTGTCTATGCATTTTGCATTTGAGGCAGCTTTTCATTCAGTGTGTACTGACAGTTGCATTCTTCTGCTGTGATTATCAAGTTCTTTTTGCCTTTCACACTTGCAGgaccttttttaaaatgcatactttGTCCCCAAAAAAATCTAGGAAATGGGAAGTGAACCTTGAGTGGAGTTACTGAGACTCAAATACATGTCTCTTTTCTCATGAGAAATAACTTTTATTGAGTGTGTATAGTTCTGGACTTGCCCACTACCAGAATGCAGCCCTTGAGGGATTTCGACTGGGTTAATGCCTCAGCCCCAAACAGGTTCCTCACCTTAGTTTAAATCCATTGCTTCTCCTATTCCTTCCTTAAGTTGGACACTTTGTCTTGAAGAACATCCTGAAAGGCACTCTTGGTCCTCAgagcaggtgtagggaacctatggctcttccgatgctgctgaactatacctcccagcagcctcagctaACATGACAAGTAGCCATGGATactgggaggtgtagttcagcAACGTGTGGaggggccaaatgttccccacacctaccttagagcagcctttgccttccagattcttccaacattcaggctCATGTCTAGGTGTTGGGAGGTTCTGCCAGTGTGTTACTTCCAGGGCAATTCAGGCTTCCTCTGTTCCAGTAAGTCCCAGCTCTAAGGGAAGAATGCTTGGTAGAGAGAGGCAAAAACTGCACCGTGTGTACACCCTGAGTCCTACTAAGAGGTGTCCGGGCCAGGGTGGGTGTGTGAAGAGGTTAGAGGAGAAAAGAGGCGGAAATACTTTATAATCACAAACACTTGTGGACCTTAGAAACCCAGCATAGGCTTTGATTTTTagacattaggcagagtgaattTGGCGATGGCACTACCTCATTAGCACAGCACAGCAGCGAAAATACAAGCTGGCCCTGCCTCCTCCGGAGGGAATGGGCAATGCCAAAGGATCTAGAATGCCCCTGCATACTCTACCAGAAAACCACTTTTTAATCCTGGCCTCTCACAAGGCAATACGTCACAGTGCCCCAGAAAACCATGGGGTCTCAAAGGATAAGTATAAAAGTTCAGTAAAtcaatatacatacatacatatatataatttGACTTTAATTTACATGTCTCAAACAGGATAGAAGGCAAAGGCTTTTCTACCCTGATAAGGCAACCGTGAACTATGATAAACCGCAAGAGAATCAATCAAGGGAGAAGAAAATTCTATACAGGTTTGTAAAAGCTGTACTttgtccccttccctccctcccctccctctcccgccCACACACTGAGCTCTGTTTAGAGTCCATCTTTACCACTTTTTCTTGTGTTCATCCATGGAAACCCCCCCAGGTCCCAACGCCACAACAAGCAGCAGGCCACCTATGACAGACATGGTCTGGAAAAAGTCATATTTGAGAAAATCGTGGAGAGGCCTGTAAGTGGGGACACTCCAGAAGGCATTCTGGATCAGGTTGATGATGAAAAGCCAGATGACTAGGGTAAGAGCAGCAAGCTTGGTCTTGAAGCCAATGGCTACCAAAATGATAAGCGCCATGCCAAAGATGTCCTGGAAAATCTAGGAAGGAAGACAAAAACCACGCTTCAATTTAATGCATTCTTTGCTTCAATGGCTGGTGTCCCCAACTTGTTATCAACAACAGAGATCAGGCATGCACCCAAGTAAAACAAATGTTGTGACCTCCCCAATACATTATGAAAATGTGTACGTATTTTCTAATTTGACTTAATTTGTTCTAGCT
This portion of the Podarcis raffonei isolate rPodRaf1 chromosome 17, rPodRaf1.pri, whole genome shotgun sequence genome encodes:
- the LOC128404794 gene encoding surfeit locus protein 4-like isoform X3; protein product: MRNLALGGGLLLLLAESRSEGKSMFAGVPTMDDISPRQYMQLGGRLLLVLMFMTLLHFELGAFTIFQDIFGMALIILVAIGFKTKLAALTLVIWLFIINLIQNAFWSVPTYRPLHDFLKYDFFQTMSVIGGLLLVVALGPGGVSMDEHKKKW